From Salvia splendens isolate huo1 chromosome 3, SspV2, whole genome shotgun sequence, a single genomic window includes:
- the LOC121796558 gene encoding probable F-box protein At4g22030, with the protein NPSVVAKLYAIMEAVADRIEMHKNIGDQRNKWNSLLRNSINALTLVAATMAGITSMSEGDAIAVALSSTAMYVAVTRMLSIVNKIQPSQLAEEQCNATRLFKQLHNQIQTILSIGNPNLILVKEFMDKVLALDRAFPLPLLGAMLDKFPATVEPAVWWPHNGRKQPKTSKGYNGWNGKLEEEMREIVNVIKRKDEEEYLNMGEKALKFNKILAMSGPVLTGVVRRWLATKPYCGIPSTTTAAPCSRAY; encoded by the coding sequence AATCCGTCGGTCGTTGCGAAGCTCTACGCCATTATGGAAGCGGTTGCAGATAGAATTGAAATGCACAAAAACATTGGAGATCAGAGAAACAAATGGAACTCTCTCCTTCGCAATTCGATCAACGCTCTCACTCTCGTCGCCGCCACCATGGCCGGCATCACCTCCATGAGCGAGGGAGACGCCATCGCAGTGGCGTTGTCATCGACAGCGATGTACGTGGCAGTGACCAGGATGCTTTCCATCGTCAACAAAATCCAACCGTCTCAGCTAGCCGAAGAGCAGTGCAACGCAACGAGACTGTTCAAACAGCTTCACAATCAAATCCAAACCATTCTCTCAATTGGAAATCCAAATCTAATTCTTGTGAAGGAATTCATGGACAAAGTGTTGGCGCTCGACAGGGCCTTTCCGCTGCCTCTCCTCGGCGCCATGCTCGATAAATTCCCGGCCACCGTGGAGCCCGCGGTGTGGTGGCCTCACAACGGAAGAAAGCAGCCTAAAACGAGCAAAGGCTACAACGGTTGGAATGGGAAATTGGAAGAGGAAATGAGAGAAATAGTAAATGTGATAAAGAGAAAAGACGAAGAAGAGTACTTGAATATGGGTGAAAAGGCACTCAAATTCAATAAGATATTGGCGATGAGCGGTCCTGTTTTGACGGGTGTGGTTCGCCGTTGGTTAGCCACGAAACCCTACTGTGGAATTCCCTCAACCACAACGGCCGCACCTTGTTCTCGCGCCTATTAG
- the LOC121794939 gene encoding THO complex subunit 5B-like: protein MEVTMAEPGEILPERNVDMEALYDMLRQSKGSTEEIVAKMLAVKKEAQPKSQLRELITQTLLNFVTLRQANRSILIEEDCIKAESERAKAPVDMTTLQLHNLMYEKNHYVKAIKACKDFKTKYPDIELVPEEEFFRDAPEEIKSPVLSTDSAHNLMLKRLNYELSQRKELCRLREKLELQKKALEETITNRKKFLLSLPSHLKALKKASLPVQNQLGVLHTKKLKQLQLAELLPPPLYVIYSQLLAQKEAFEENIELEITGSIKDAHAFARQLANKDSAASANSENSKLEDDVPDEEDDGQRRRKRPKKVSSKENLEQSGIYQNHPLKVILHINDDDASDSNSTKLITLEFEFLIKLDVVCVGVEGSEEPPENNILCNLFPDDTGLELPQQSAKLSFGSSLSFDESRASRPYKWAQHLAGIDFLPEVSPLLSVSEESNRETTKHPSVSSGLSVYRQQSRVQTVVQRIRARRKAQLALAELLDSLGNLKWPTLTCESIPWATHTPRCKLHGWSFITTASNDSGSFSVADAEQGQDLKNTDAHNKTGVSKEDMETLKEDGELPSLLPVATAVNDDAKLTPSKGSEFEHSGRLSLISASIISPLKNKGKSPSFKRQEDDIDLMLESENEDEPVQLEDLSDLSRQEGPVVVDNAWADYGVKGYTLVLVQKLDNDDRIMILKAKIKISKEYPLRPPQFELSLYNSFQGKNKSETIRSEFSNELSAMEAEVNIHLMRMIPLDEENIVLGHQVLCLAMLFDFFFNDGNLSCKRRYNTVLDVGLCKPVNGELVSRSFRGRDRRKMISWKERSCTSGYPY from the exons ATGGAAGTGACAATGGCGGAGCCCGGCGAAATACTGCCGGAGCGAAACGTCGACATGGAGGCGCTGTATGATATGCTGCGTCAGAGCAAGGGTTCTACGGAGGAGATCGTCGCCAAAATGTTGGCTGTTAAAAAAGAAGCTCAACCGAAATCCCAGCTCCGAGAACTTATTACTCAGACTCTCCTTAATTTTGTTACTCTGCGTCAG GCTAATAGGTCCATCTTGATTGAAGAAGATTGTATTAAAGCGGAATCTGAGCGTGCTAAGGCACCTGTAGACATGACAACCTTGCAGCTTCACAACTTAATGTACGAGAAAAATCACTATGTCAAAGCAATAAAGGCATGCAAGGATTTTAAGACGAAGTATCCTGACATTGAACTTGTACCTGAGGAAGAATTCTTTAGAGATGCACCGGAAGAAATTAAAAGCCCTGTATTATCAACTGATAGTGCTCATAATTTGATGCTCAAAAGGCTCAACTACGAGCTCAGCCAG CGCAAAGAGCTATGCAGGCTGCGTGAGAAATTGGAACTACAAAAGAAAGCTCTCGAAGAGACAATTACTAACAGGAAAAAGTTCTTGTTGAGTCTCCCTTCTCACCTTAAGGCCCTCAAGAAAGCATCATTGCCTGTGCAGAATCAGTTAGGGGTTCTGCACACCAAGAAGCTAAAACAGCTTCAGTTAGCAGAGTTACTTCCACCTCCTCTTTATGTTATATACTCTCAGCTTCTCGCTCAGAAGGAAGCCTTTGAAGAGAATATTGAACTAGAGATAACAGGAAGTATAAAGGACGCACACGCGTTTGCTCGTCAGCTAGCTAACAAGGACTCTG CTGCCTCAGCAAATTCAGAGAACTCCAAGCTAGAGGATGATGTTCCAGATGAGGAAGATGATGGTCAAAGGAGGAGAAAGCGGCCAAAGAAGGTTTCTAGCAAGGAGAATCTTGAACAATCTGGAATATATCAGAATCATCCACTTAAAGTTATCCTCCACATAAATGACGACGATGCTTCAGACTCGAACTCGACTAAACTCATCACCTTGGAGTTTgagtttttaataaaattggaTGTTGTATGTGTAGGGGTTGAGGGTTCTGAAGAACCCCCTGAAAATAATATCTTGTGCAACTTATTTCCAGATGACACTGGCTTGGAGCTCCCTCAGCAG TCGGCTAAGCTCTCTTTTGGTAGTTCTCTTTCATTTGATGAAAGTAGAGCTTCAAGGCCGTACAAATGGGCGCAGCATTTGGCTGGCATTGATTTTTTGCCAGAGGTGTCACCTCTGCTTTCAGTCTCTGAAGAATCAAATCGTGAAACAACTAAGCATCCTTCTGTTTCATCGGGTCTGTCAGTTTATCGTCAGCAAAGCAGGGTGCAGACTGTCGTACAAAGAATTCGTGCCAGGAGAAAGGCTCAGCTGGCTCTTGC GGAATTACTCGACTCACTAGGGAACCTTAAATGGCCAACTTTGACCTGTGAGAGTATCCCATGGGCCACACACACACCACGCTGCAAATTGCATGGCTGGTCGTTCATAACTACTGCAAGCAATGATTCTGGATCTTTTTCTGTTGCTGATGCTGAACAAGGTCAGGATTTAAAAAATACTGATGCACATAATAAAACTGGGGTCTCCAAAGAGGATATGGAGACTCTAAAAGAGGATGGAGAGCTCCCATCTTTGCTTCCAGTTGCTACTGCTGTTAATGATGATGCTAAACTAACACCTTCCAAAGGATCTGAATTTGAGCATTCTGGAAGGCTGAGTTTGATTTCAGCAAGTATCATATCTCCACTAAAAAACAAGGGGAAGTCGCCAAGTTTTAAAAGGCAAGAGGATGACATTGATCTCATGCTGGAATCTGAAAACGAGGATGAGCCAGTCCAGTTAGAGGATCTGTCTGATTTATCACGGCAGGAGGGACCAGTAGTTGTAGACAATGCATGGGCTGATTATGGGGTCAAAGGATATACTCTTGTGCTAGTCCAGAAGTTGGATAATGATGATAGGATCATGATACTCAAAGCTAAG ATAAAGATTAGTAAGGAATATCCTCTGAGGCCACCTCAGTTTGAGCTGAGTCTGTATAATTCATTTCAAGGGAAGAATAAATCTGAAACCATACGCTCCGAGTTTTCCAATGAACTTTCTGCAATGGAGGCAGAG GTCAACATTCACCTTATGAGAATGATACCTTTGGATGAAGAAAATATTGTCCTAGGTCACCAGGTTCTTTGCCTTGCAATGTTATTCGATTTCTTCTTCAATGATGGGAACCTGTCTTGTAAGCGGAGGTATAATACAGTTCTGGATGTTGGTTTGTGCAAGCCAGTAAATGGTGAGCTCGTCTCTCGATCCTTTAGAGGTAGGGATCGTAGGAAGATGATTTCTTGGAAGGAGAGAAGCTGCACTTCTGGCTACCCTTACTGA
- the LOC121796556 gene encoding uncharacterized protein LOC121796556, translated as MRERGKAAVEAFTADDPEFNYSAASELPCRKHPSSSSVGICAHCLKDRLVKLVCSECGEQRLSSCSCSDVSSSHRNSCSTMEVGRVSFLIENDKTDQPPKPAREERSEQVIFLRRSASSCVEVKKTNGFWRIKRLFRKRRKGRGRSGEFSDEIWASDAMGVSRSRSLCSFRGGGGADEMMSDCALSSAKISDVTSGIFLDLDKQFGFFNDSEAPPRRSGFRGVEQFDRTFSLPNRSVFPAKESDFSAMDESAFIDLKVDLSAPEMTEGCGRGGFANTKSCGGVSGITMSDRGLKRGGVSHKVWKWIFKYPPANKKERK; from the coding sequence ATGAGAGAGAGAGGCAAAGCTGCGGTTGAGGCTTTCACCGCCGACGATCCCGAATTCAACTACTCCGCCGCGTCGGAGCTGCCGTGCAGGAAGCATCCGAGTTCTTCATCGGTGGGGATATGCGCTCACTGCCTCAAAGACAGGCTGGTGAAGCTGGTCTGCTCGGAATGCGGCGAGCAGCGCCTCTCGTCCTGCTCCTGCTCCGACGTCTCCTCCTCGCACCGCAACTCCTGCAGCACCATGGAGGTCGGGCGAGTTTCGTTTCTAATCGAGAACGACAAGACCGATCAGCCTCCCAAGCCTGCGAGGGAGGAGAGATCGGAGCAGGTCATATTCCTGCGGCGGAGCGCCAGCAGCTGCGTCGAAGTGAAGAAGACCAACGGATTTTGGCGGATCAAGCGCCTGTTCCGAAAGAGGAGGAAGGGGCGCGGGAGAAGCGGCGAATTTTCTGACGAGATTTGGGCGTCCGACGCCATGGGGGTTTCTCGGTCGAGATCGCTCTGCAGTTTCAGAGGCGGCGGAGGCGCCGATGAGATGATGAGCGATTGCGCGCTGTCGAGCGCTAAAATCTCCGACGTCACGAGCGGGATCTTCCTCGATCTCGACAAGCAATTCGGATTCTTCAACGATTCGGAGGCGCCGCCGCGGCGGAGCGGCTTCAGGGGTGTGGAACAGTTTGATCGGACGTTTAGCTTGCCGAACAGGAGCGTTTTTCCGGCGAAGGAGAGCGATTTCAGCGCCATGGACGAGTCGGCGTTTATAGATTTGAAGGTGGATTTGTCAGCGCCGGAGATGACGGAGGGCTGCGGCAGGGGCGGTTTTGCAAATACTAAAAGTTGTGGGGGGGTTAGCGGGATTACGATGAGTGATAGGGGGCTGAAGCGAGGGGGTGTGTCCCACAAAGTTTGGAAATGGATATTCAAGTATCCTCCTGCAAATAAGAAGGAAagaaaatga